One window from the genome of Diospyros lotus cultivar Yz01 chromosome 11, ASM1463336v1, whole genome shotgun sequence encodes:
- the LOC127812769 gene encoding U-box domain-containing protein 35-like, whose translation MWFPKNEEKKETIHRLVAVAISRNKGSYRALKWATEHLLNRGQTVVLVHVNVSPTLDTPTYHVCFVGAESSHISDANDELNRELFLPFRCLCTRRDIKCQDVVLEDTDVVKALVAYVVQSATEILVLGAHSKNALLKKWKTTDIPLSVTKATPDFCTVYVVSKGKISSRSALRPAPLRNHALNQRSIRSNHSETPKHSRICTTEAPRLLPPSSHYMQHEMDWIIKSPFTHRRGPTGKSYPDLSTPESDTSFASSGTPSVDQMTNPHSFSDNTHSFESQQLGHKSVDTTSTPPPEYSSSSQDSDNSYSSQTMDDAEAEMRKLKLELKKTMDMYCTACKEAFEAKEKANELQRWKMEEQQELERVRLSEEAALEIVGKEREKSRAALEAAEAAQRIAELEARKRIDAERRALKEAEEKNKVLHKLAELEVRYRKYTIEEIEAATNYFSLSRKIGEGGYGPVFKCYLDHTEVAVKVLRPDAAQGRSQFQQEVEVLSTVRHPNMVLLLGACPEYGCLVYEYMSNGSLEDRLFRHGNTPPLSWQQRFRIAAEIGTALLFLHQTKPEPLVHRDLKPANILLDRNYVSKISDVGLARLVPPSVAENVTQYRMTSAAGTFCYIDPEYQQTGMLGVKSDIYSLGIMFLQIITAKPPMGLTHHVGLAIEKGTFTKMLDPEVPDWPVEEALSFANIALKCSELRRKDRPDLNKVIMPELERLRAFAEESMVFDCVSVSDNQSQFSMSQDEFSCSTPVQSGQGSSKSNLTSSG comes from the exons atgtgGTTTCCCAAGAACGAAGAAAAGAAGGAGACGATACACAGGTTGGTAGCAGTGGCCATAAGCAGGAACAAAGGCAGCTACAGAGCTCTGAAATGGGCTACAGAACACCTTCTCAACAGGGGTCAAACTGTGGTTTTGGTTCATGTCAATGTTTCTCCaa CTTTAGACACTCCGACATACCATGTTTGTTTTGTGGGTGCAGAGTCCAGCCACATTTCTGACGCCAATGATGAACTCAACAGGGAACTCTTCCTTCCTTTCCGCTGCCTCTGCACACGTAGAGAT ATCAAATGCCAAGATGTGGTGCTGGAGGATACTGATGTTGTCAAAGCATTAGTCGCCTATGTTGTGCAGTCAGCTACAGAGATTTTGGTCCTCGGTGCCCATTCCAAGAATGCGCTTCTCAA GAAATGGAAAACAACAGATATTCCACTGAGTGTTACAAAAGCAACACCAGATTTTTGTACTGTATATGTCGTCTCCAAAGGAAAGATATCCTCAAGATCTGCACTTCGTCCTGCCCCGCTTCGTAACCATGCTCTGAATCAACGCAGCATCAGATCAAATCACTCTGAGACACCAAAACACTCCAGAATTTGTACAACAG AAGCTCCAAGGCTACTGCCCCCTTCTTCACATTACATGCAGCATGAGATGGATTGGATCATCAA gtcACCATTCACTCACAGGAGAGGCCCAACTGGGAAATCTTATCCAGACCTCTCCACACCAGAATCAGACACATCCTTTGCCAGTTCTGGCACACCAAGTGTTGATCAAATGACGAATCCTCATTCATTCTCTGACAATACCCATAGCTTTGAGTCCCAGCAGCTTGGACACAAATCGGTTGATACAACAAGTACACCACCACCTGAATACTCCTCAAGCTCCCAAGATAGTGACAACTCATATTCATCACAGACAATG GATGATGCTGAGGCGGAGATGAGGAAGCTAAAGCTTGAGCTCAAGAAAACAATGGACATGTACTGCACAGCCTGCAAAGAAGCATTTGAGGCAAAAGAAAAG GCGAATGAGCTACAGCGATGGAAAATGGAAGAACAGCAGGAACTAGAACGGGTGAGACTGTCCGAAGAAGCAGCATTGGAAATTGTAGGAAAGGAAAGGGAGAAGTCCAGGGCAGCCCTTGAGGCTGCTGAAGCAGCTCAGAGAATTGCAGAACTGGAAGCAAGGAAGAGGATTGATGCAGAAAGGAGAGCACTCAAAGAAGCAGAAGAGAAGAATAAGGTGCTGCATAAACTGGCAGAATTAGAAGTTAGATACAGGAAGTACACGATTGAAGAGATAGAGGCTGCAACCAATTACTTCTCGCTATCTCGTAAGATTGGAGAAGGAGGTTATGGCCCGGTCTTTAAGTGTTACCTTGATCACACGGAAGTTGCAGTCAAGGTTCTTCGTCCAGATGCAGCTCAAGGAAGATCGCAGTTCCAGCAAGAG GTTGAAGTACTGAGCACTGTACGCCATCCCAACATGGTTCTCCTTCTGGGAGCCTGCCCAGAGTATGGGTGCCTAGTCTATGAGTACATGTCCAATGGCAGCTTAGAAGACCGTCTCTTCCGCCATGGAAACACCCCACCTCTGTCCTGGCAGCAAAGGTTCCGAATTGCAGCTGAAATTGGCACTGCCCTACTATTTCTCCACCAGACCAAACCAGAACCTCTAGTGCACCGTGACCTAAAACCTGCTAACATCTTACTTGACCGCAACTATGTTAGCAAGATCAGTGATGTCGGCTTGGCCAGGCTCGTCCCCCCATCAGTAGCCGAAAATGTCACCCAGTATCGAATGACATCAGCTGCTGGAACTTTCTGCTATATAGATCCGGAGTATCAACAAACAGGAATGCTCGGTGTAAAATCTGACATATATTCACTTGGGATCATGTTTCTTCAGATAATAACAGCCAAACCGCCAATGGGATTGACCCACCATGTTGGACTGGCCATTGAGAAGGGGACTTTTACTAAGATGCTGGATCCAGAAGTACCTGATTGGCCTGTTGAAGAGGCCCTATCATTTGCCAATATTGCTCTCAAGTGTTCAGAGCTAAGACGGAAAGACAGACCAGATCTCAACAAGGTTATCATGCCAGAGCTTGAAAGATTGAGAGCATTTGCGGAGGAAAGCATGGTGTTTGATTGCGTTTCAGTCTCAGACAATCAGAGCCAATTTTCCATGTCTCAA GATGAATTCAGTTGCTCAACGCCCGTGCAATCCGGACAAGGTAGCTCCAAGAGCAACTTGACCTCAAGTGGTTGA